The following proteins are co-located in the Pedobacter sp. FW305-3-2-15-E-R2A2 genome:
- a CDS encoding ComEC/Rec2 family competence protein, which produces MSFPYRNALTFLSMLIPYAAGIIYFYDFNSILSSKVLIWINLGLFIILLIINSYYKEFKAYHFKTFTGFVFQLLLFFFGGLSCRSHCQFLKPDYFTKIPSGYLKLRINDEPQYKGGLLRFKASVLLAYQVKAASDQRGKYLLSTPVSGSIMVALKMPLAASLKLGYGDELIIASRFSEVKPPDQPSEFDFKSWLAAQNIYQQTFLKAHQYLKIRGNNGNPVLRFALELRKKQVKRYTGLIKSKEAIALASTLILGYRTDLSKETLDIYSKTGTIHALSVSGMHVGLIYMVLNVLLGFLNPLKKKELLKLILILPLLWFYALLTGLSPSVLRSVLMLSVFLVAKSSSRPANSYNIVAFSAFFILVYNPFLLWDVGFQLSFLAVTGLIYLQPKIQQCWYIENKWLHKLWGLMAMSFAAQLFTFPASVYYFHQFPLYFLLSNLFIVLPIALLMYLGILLLFPGFSFLAPLFEWLINFTNLGLQWIANLPFASLSGIWISKMELVWLCSALIFLVLAGVHLQKRALLAAIASFLVLQSCLSYDQLVVYHQRKIIKFKIPKQQATAYLFSNHATICTTLKQGDKAFVYFIQPALDQHQIKFVKLVPP; this is translated from the coding sequence ATGAGTTTTCCTTATCGAAATGCCTTAACCTTTTTGAGTATGCTGATTCCTTATGCTGCCGGAATTATCTATTTCTACGACTTTAATTCCATCCTTAGCAGCAAAGTTTTAATCTGGATCAATCTGGGCTTATTTATCATCCTGCTGATCATAAACAGCTACTATAAGGAATTCAAAGCTTATCATTTCAAAACCTTTACCGGATTCGTTTTCCAATTGCTTCTTTTCTTTTTTGGTGGATTATCCTGCAGGAGCCATTGCCAATTTCTAAAACCTGATTATTTCACAAAAATCCCTTCCGGGTATTTGAAGCTGAGGATCAATGATGAGCCTCAATATAAGGGCGGGCTATTGAGGTTCAAAGCCAGTGTATTGTTAGCCTACCAGGTCAAGGCAGCGTCTGATCAGCGAGGGAAATATCTCCTTTCTACTCCTGTTTCAGGAAGCATCATGGTCGCTCTAAAAATGCCTCTTGCAGCTTCATTGAAGCTGGGTTATGGGGACGAACTGATCATCGCTTCCAGATTTTCGGAAGTCAAGCCCCCGGATCAACCCTCCGAATTTGATTTTAAGTCCTGGCTCGCCGCACAAAACATCTATCAGCAAACTTTCCTCAAAGCACACCAATACTTAAAAATAAGAGGAAATAATGGCAACCCAGTCCTGAGATTCGCTTTAGAGCTCAGGAAGAAACAGGTAAAACGGTACACCGGTCTGATCAAAAGTAAGGAGGCCATCGCCCTGGCCTCCACACTAATTCTGGGTTACCGTACAGATTTGAGTAAGGAAACCCTGGATATTTATTCCAAAACAGGCACCATTCATGCATTGTCCGTGTCAGGCATGCATGTGGGCTTGATTTATATGGTTCTAAATGTTTTATTAGGTTTCCTGAATCCCCTCAAAAAAAAGGAACTGTTGAAACTGATCCTGATCCTTCCCCTCCTTTGGTTTTATGCGCTGTTAACCGGACTCTCCCCTTCGGTACTTCGGTCTGTGCTGATGCTTTCGGTGTTTCTGGTTGCCAAATCATCCTCCAGGCCGGCAAATAGCTATAATATTGTCGCTTTCAGCGCCTTTTTCATCCTGGTTTACAATCCTTTTCTCCTTTGGGATGTTGGTTTTCAGCTTTCCTTTTTAGCCGTTACCGGTTTAATTTATCTGCAGCCCAAAATCCAGCAATGCTGGTATATTGAAAACAAATGGCTCCACAAGTTATGGGGACTGATGGCGATGTCCTTTGCAGCCCAGCTTTTTACCTTTCCCGCTTCTGTTTATTATTTTCATCAGTTCCCGCTGTATTTTCTACTCAGCAACCTGTTTATTGTGCTTCCCATTGCATTGCTGATGTATCTCGGAATCCTCCTGCTCTTTCCTGGTTTTAGTTTCCTGGCGCCTCTTTTTGAATGGCTGATCAATTTTACGAATCTGGGCCTTCAGTGGATTGCAAACCTCCCTTTCGCCAGTTTATCGGGCATCTGGATCAGCAAAATGGAGTTGGTATGGTTGTGTTCCGCCTTAATTTTTCTGGTTCTGGCGGGTGTTCATCTTCAAAAAAGAGCATTGCTCGCAGCAATCGCATCATTTCTGGTTTTACAAAGTTGCCTTAGTTATGATCAGTTGGTTGTCTACCATCAAAGAAAAATCATTAAATTTAAGATCCCTAAACAGCAGGCAACAGCTTACCTGTTTTCCAATCATGCCACGATCTGTACGACATTAAAGCAGGGCGATAAAGCGTTTGTCTATTTCATCCAACCAGCTTTGGATCAACATCAAATAAAGTTCGTAAAACTGGTCCCTCCATGA
- a CDS encoding IS3 family transposase, translating to MKQDFPKLGIRLLCRLFGKTRHAYYDHQWRVQDEGLKDEIILQHVLRIREKQKRIGTLKLHFMLQEVLSAHDIKIGRDYLFRLMREHGLHIRTRKRKAVTTNSRHWMRKYNNQIKELIIHRPEQVWVSDITYIQLTKQWGYLSLITDAYSKKIMGWAFRTDLSAQGCIDALDMAVKTRKHPQDQLIHHSDRGSQYCSKNYVDLLTENQVAISMTENGDPYENAIAERVNGILKAEFDMHSSKASFKETTKRIRENIQTYNQLRPHASCDYLTPEQAHLKRGIFKKRWKPKKYKTKENQTCITRSGITNLSV from the coding sequence ATGAAACAGGACTTCCCAAAACTTGGGATCAGGTTGCTGTGCAGACTGTTTGGCAAAACAAGACATGCGTATTACGACCACCAGTGGCGAGTACAGGATGAGGGTTTAAAAGATGAGATCATTTTGCAGCATGTACTGCGTATTCGGGAAAAGCAAAAGCGAATAGGTACGTTGAAACTGCATTTTATGCTGCAGGAAGTGTTGTCAGCGCACGATATTAAAATTGGAAGGGACTATTTATTTCGCCTAATGCGGGAGCATGGCCTCCATATCAGAACACGAAAAAGGAAAGCGGTGACAACTAATTCAAGGCATTGGATGCGAAAATATAATAACCAGATCAAGGAATTGATCATCCACCGTCCCGAACAGGTCTGGGTAAGTGATATTACTTATATTCAGTTGACAAAACAGTGGGGATATCTAAGCCTTATCACAGATGCCTATTCTAAAAAGATCATGGGATGGGCTTTTAGGACTGATTTATCTGCTCAAGGATGTATAGACGCGCTTGATATGGCTGTCAAAACACGTAAACACCCCCAAGATCAGCTCATACATCATTCTGATCGGGGATCACAATATTGTAGTAAAAACTATGTGGACCTGCTTACCGAAAATCAGGTAGCAATAAGCATGACTGAAAATGGAGACCCTTATGAAAATGCAATAGCAGAACGGGTAAATGGAATATTAAAAGCGGAGTTTGATATGCATAGTTCTAAAGCAAGTTTTAAAGAAACAACAAAGAGAATCAGAGAGAATATTCAAACTTATAACCAACTAAGACCGCATGCAAGCTGTGATTATCTCACACCAGAACAGGCGCATCTTAAACGGGGAATCTTTAAGAAAAGATGGAAGCCTAAAAAGTACAAAACAAAGGAAAATCAAACTTGTATAACCCGATCAGGAATAACAAATTTGAGTGTATAG
- a CDS encoding enoyl-CoA hydratase-related protein, which translates to MTAPLVLYSVEQRIATISINRPEKRNALNPELVSLLTETLIRASEDEEVKVIVLRANGTTFSAGADLAYLQQLQQNSYEENLADSENLKRLFTTIYYLPKVVIAQVEGHAIAGGCGLATVCDITFAVPEASFGYTEVKLGFVPAIVSCFLLRKTSETIAKRILFTGELFSAQQAFDYGLITFVTNKEDIHLKVKEFALSLCTEASANSLMVTKQLIGQTTNPELENSLSLAVQINARVRESADFKKGVAAFISKEKINW; encoded by the coding sequence ATGACAGCGCCTTTAGTTTTATATTCAGTTGAACAACGCATTGCGACCATCTCCATTAACCGCCCCGAAAAGCGCAACGCTTTAAATCCGGAGCTGGTGAGCCTGTTAACAGAAACCTTAATACGCGCTTCAGAAGATGAAGAGGTTAAAGTGATTGTGCTCAGGGCGAATGGAACAACCTTCAGTGCAGGAGCTGACCTGGCCTATCTTCAGCAGTTGCAACAAAACAGCTATGAGGAAAACCTGGCAGATTCAGAAAATCTGAAACGCTTGTTTACCACCATTTACTATTTACCCAAGGTAGTTATTGCCCAGGTGGAAGGGCATGCCATCGCCGGAGGGTGTGGATTAGCTACCGTATGTGACATTACCTTCGCTGTTCCTGAGGCGAGCTTTGGTTATACCGAGGTGAAACTGGGTTTTGTACCTGCAATTGTATCCTGCTTTCTGCTTAGAAAAACGTCAGAAACCATTGCCAAAAGAATCCTGTTTACCGGCGAATTGTTCTCTGCACAGCAGGCATTCGACTATGGTCTGATTACTTTTGTAACAAACAAGGAGGATATTCATCTTAAAGTGAAAGAATTTGCATTAAGTTTGTGTACTGAAGCCTCTGCAAATTCGTTAATGGTAACCAAACAACTGATTGGGCAAACCACCAACCCGGAATTGGAAAACAGCCTTTCACTCGCTGTACAGATCAATGCAAGGGTTAGAGAAAGTGCCGATTTCAAAAAAGGTGTTGCTGCCTTTATCAGCAAAGAGAAAATTAATTGGTAA
- a CDS encoding sulfatase-like hydrolase/transferase encodes MVPLSETMATFYHALSLDLSMTAYLAIIPLAGYTYWFLSGRKVVELKWISTYNIVLIVLFSIISVINFNIYREWGSKVNAKAVGFAISTPTEALASSASSPIGLSLALLVLIIALSLFMQRWVVSRKLTFGNNPVWLRAVVSILLVALTFLLIRGGLRGSPITQSMAYFSKEQLLNQAAVNTEWNLLRSSLSERMARTNPYVYLDPKNADRLVKELYTPEKDSTIQILKTSKPNVVLVIIESFTADLTQTLGNETGITPHFDTLMHKGILFDRIYASGNRTDKGIIASLAGFPTLASGSVVKWPEKMQKLPAISQSLYKNGYQTSFYYGGESEFDNYKAFILSHDYQRLIDKNNFKETELQSTWGKYDETVFARQLTDMNSEKQPFFSTLLTLTNHEPYSLPGKAKFGNSDNAAKFKSTAYYTDSCINAYLNNAKKESWYPNTLFIFVADHGHVLPKQAHEIYSPERYHIPLLFYGDVIKDEFKGRKFSNVGSQIDIAATLLAQLKIPSKEFVWSKNLLNPYTKPFAYFSWDNGMGFIDNQQCVTFDNVGKMILDNSNPKDKVKTAQLLDHAKAYLQKVYQQFIEL; translated from the coding sequence ATGGTTCCCCTTTCGGAGACCATGGCAACTTTCTATCATGCCCTTTCGTTAGACCTTTCCATGACGGCTTATCTGGCCATCATTCCACTCGCCGGTTATACTTACTGGTTCTTAAGTGGCAGGAAAGTAGTGGAACTGAAATGGATCTCTACCTACAACATTGTCCTGATTGTGCTGTTCAGCATCATCTCGGTCATTAACTTCAACATTTACAGAGAATGGGGAAGTAAGGTCAATGCCAAAGCCGTTGGTTTTGCCATTTCGACACCTACGGAGGCCCTGGCCTCCAGTGCTTCCTCTCCTATCGGATTATCCCTTGCTTTATTGGTGTTAATCATTGCCCTGAGTCTGTTTATGCAGCGATGGGTCGTGTCCAGAAAACTGACCTTTGGCAACAATCCGGTTTGGTTACGTGCAGTCGTTTCCATTCTGTTGGTTGCCTTGACCTTTCTCCTGATCCGTGGAGGCCTAAGAGGCTCTCCCATTACTCAGAGTATGGCTTATTTTTCGAAAGAACAACTGCTCAACCAGGCCGCGGTGAATACAGAATGGAACCTCCTCAGAAGCTCACTTTCTGAGCGAATGGCCAGAACAAATCCATACGTTTATCTGGATCCTAAAAATGCAGATCGGCTGGTTAAGGAACTTTATACGCCGGAAAAAGACAGTACCATTCAAATTCTTAAAACCAGCAAACCCAATGTCGTCCTGGTCATCATCGAAAGCTTTACCGCTGACCTGACCCAAACGCTGGGGAACGAAACCGGCATTACGCCACACTTCGACACCCTGATGCACAAGGGAATATTGTTCGATCGCATTTATGCCTCCGGAAACAGAACTGACAAAGGAATTATTGCTTCTTTAGCGGGTTTCCCTACCCTGGCCTCGGGTAGTGTCGTAAAATGGCCGGAGAAAATGCAGAAATTACCTGCGATCTCCCAGTCGCTTTACAAGAACGGCTACCAAACCTCTTTCTATTATGGAGGAGAATCTGAATTCGACAATTACAAAGCTTTTATCCTCAGTCATGATTACCAGAGGTTAATTGATAAAAATAACTTCAAAGAAACGGAATTGCAGTCCACCTGGGGAAAATATGATGAAACTGTATTTGCCAGGCAGTTAACGGACATGAATTCAGAAAAACAACCTTTCTTTTCTACCTTGCTAACCCTGACCAATCATGAACCTTACAGCCTTCCGGGGAAAGCAAAGTTCGGGAATTCCGATAATGCAGCTAAATTTAAAAGCACGGCATATTACACGGATTCCTGCATCAATGCTTACCTGAACAATGCAAAAAAAGAAAGCTGGTATCCCAATACCCTGTTCATATTTGTAGCAGATCATGGCCATGTACTTCCAAAACAGGCACATGAAATTTACAGTCCTGAGCGCTATCATATTCCGCTTCTTTTTTATGGAGACGTGATCAAAGATGAATTTAAAGGACGCAAGTTCAGCAATGTAGGTTCACAGATAGACATTGCAGCCACCCTATTGGCACAATTAAAAATCCCTTCCAAAGAATTTGTCTGGAGCAAAAACCTGCTCAACCCCTATACCAAACCTTTCGCTTATTTTAGCTGGGACAACGGAATGGGCTTTATCGATAACCAGCAATGTGTTACCTTTGATAATGTAGGTAAAATGATCTTAGACAATAGCAATCCTAAAGACAAGGTCAAAACAGCTCAGCTACTTGATCATGCGAAAGCATACCTTCAAAAAGTATATCAGCAATTTATAGAATTATAA